Proteins from one Algicella marina genomic window:
- a CDS encoding methyl-accepting chemotaxis protein, with translation MSAARMTSSTSQEREVKILAIFGCLHLPVIAAICLLLGQNIIVFASLSAVLCLVPLAMLRLNPQAAKISIAINLVAQASLITASLAGHPWQVDSHMYFFAIIAVLSTLVDIRALLAATALIAVHHLTLNFLLSSLIYPGGASILRTVFHAVILIIESTALILMTHFRLELTAAAETDNQRARQAEQRAQQALTEMEAASARSETEREELMKLMEQEFTALVSQGVEGRFGSKITRSFDNERMNKLAESLNALFAAIAETLGDIQQNLSSIASGDLSHSMDKALRGQFEELRQGVNGSVASLRGMIGDVQSAVVVARANTSEINNEAAALAQRNEKQAARVQETSATMEQLTETVSANSKRLDEAESLARHLTDRTDEGSRAVSRAVSAVGRIQESSGRITEIISVIESIAFQTNLLALNAAVEAARAGEAGKGFAVVASEVRTLAQRSSEAARDISVLIEATTSSVSQGVEMVEQTGTALGLITESLDALAGTISQIANSGREQFENIAEMRDNIRDMDGNIQSNASMASRSAAAAQALDSNISQLSAIAEKFRLEQEEATKTFRQAV, from the coding sequence ATGTCCGCTGCACGTATGACTTCCTCCACCTCGCAGGAGCGGGAGGTTAAAATCCTCGCTATCTTCGGCTGCCTGCACTTGCCGGTAATCGCCGCAATCTGCCTGTTGCTCGGCCAAAACATCATCGTCTTCGCCAGCCTTTCCGCCGTCCTTTGTCTCGTGCCACTCGCGATGCTTCGCCTGAACCCGCAGGCAGCAAAAATATCCATCGCGATCAACCTCGTAGCCCAAGCGAGCCTGATCACGGCGAGCCTCGCCGGCCATCCGTGGCAAGTGGACAGCCACATGTACTTCTTCGCCATCATCGCCGTTCTCTCGACGCTGGTGGACATCCGGGCGCTGCTCGCCGCCACCGCCCTGATCGCGGTTCATCATCTGACGCTGAACTTCCTTCTCTCCAGCCTCATATACCCTGGTGGAGCCAGCATCCTACGCACTGTATTCCACGCGGTCATTCTCATCATCGAATCGACCGCGCTGATCCTGATGACCCATTTCCGTCTCGAACTGACCGCCGCCGCCGAAACCGACAATCAGCGCGCCCGACAAGCCGAGCAACGCGCCCAACAGGCTCTCACCGAAATGGAGGCAGCCAGCGCGCGGAGCGAGACGGAGCGGGAGGAGCTCATGAAACTGATGGAGCAGGAATTTACCGCGCTCGTCTCTCAGGGTGTCGAGGGCCGGTTCGGCAGCAAGATCACGCGTTCCTTTGACAACGAACGCATGAACAAGCTCGCTGAAAGCCTCAACGCTCTGTTTGCCGCCATAGCCGAAACGCTTGGCGATATTCAGCAAAACCTGTCCTCTATCGCATCTGGCGATCTTTCCCACAGCATGGACAAGGCACTGCGTGGCCAGTTCGAGGAGTTGCGGCAGGGTGTCAACGGTTCGGTTGCTTCGCTGCGCGGGATGATCGGCGACGTTCAGTCCGCGGTGGTCGTGGCGCGCGCAAATACTAGCGAAATCAACAATGAAGCGGCCGCTTTGGCACAGCGAAACGAGAAGCAGGCGGCGCGTGTTCAGGAAACCTCGGCGACGATGGAACAACTGACAGAGACCGTTTCGGCGAACAGCAAGCGACTGGATGAGGCGGAATCGCTAGCCCGCCACCTGACAGACCGGACGGACGAGGGCTCGCGCGCCGTATCACGTGCAGTATCAGCCGTCGGCAGGATTCAGGAAAGCTCCGGCCGCATCACGGAAATCATCAGCGTCATCGAATCAATTGCCTTCCAGACAAACCTGCTCGCCCTCAATGCTGCGGTCGAGGCGGCTCGCGCAGGCGAGGCCGGCAAGGGTTTCGCTGTCGTCGCGTCGGAGGTCCGCACCCTCGCGCAGCGCTCGTCGGAAGCCGCACGCGATATTTCAGTCCTGATAGAGGCCACGACATCCAGCGTAAGTCAGGGTGTCGAGATGGTTGAACAGACAGGTACCGCTCTTGGCCTCATAACCGAATCCCTCGATGCGCTCGCCGGAACCATCAGCCAGATCGCCAACTCCGGGCGGGAGCAATTTGAGAACATAGCCGAAATGCGCGATAACATCCGGGACATGGACGGTAATATCCAGTCCAACGCCAGTATGGCCAGTCGAAGCGCGGCCGCAGCGCAGGCGCTGGACAGCAACATCAGCCAACTCTCCGCGATCGCCGAGAAATTCCGGCTCGAACAAGAGGAAGCAACGAAAACATTCCGTCAAGCAGTCTAG
- a CDS encoding c-type cytochrome: MEITKIVGGVCGSLLVLLLLKMGAEALIHGGEGGHGEEHHNAYVIEVPEGDSEAEVAEEETVDMAALVAEADPASGEGLFRACAACHKLEDGANGVGPYLYGVVGRDIASAAGYTYSDSLGGIEGDWTPDQLGHFLADPKGFASGTKMAYRGMRDAEDRAALIAYLDSLDD; the protein is encoded by the coding sequence ATGGAAATCACGAAAATCGTCGGCGGCGTGTGCGGCTCTCTGCTTGTTCTCCTCCTCCTAAAGATGGGGGCAGAGGCGCTCATTCACGGTGGTGAGGGTGGTCATGGAGAAGAGCATCACAACGCCTATGTGATCGAAGTGCCCGAAGGCGACAGTGAAGCCGAGGTCGCGGAAGAGGAAACCGTGGACATGGCCGCACTGGTGGCCGAGGCCGATCCTGCTTCCGGCGAAGGTCTGTTCCGCGCCTGCGCCGCCTGTCACAAGCTGGAGGACGGAGCAAACGGCGTCGGACCTTACCTATATGGTGTTGTCGGTCGCGATATCGCCTCCGCTGCCGGTTACACCTATTCAGACTCGCTCGGCGGTATCGAGGGCGACTGGACGCCAGATCAGCTCGGCCATTTCCTCGCGGACCCCAAAGGCTTCGCATCCGGCACAAAGATGGCCTATCGCGGCATGCGTGATGCCGAAGACAGGGCCGCACTCATCGCCTATCTCGACAGCCTCGACGACTGA
- a CDS encoding prephenate dehydratase codes for MANSKGRISYQGEPGAYGHQACREARPEYEPVPAATFEGAIDLVHQGECDLAMIAVENSTYGRVADVHQLLPESGLHIIGEHFVRVHINLLGVPGARVEDVTRAMSHPVLLGQCRGFLKPLGIERIAGYDTAGSAKHVREANDRSLAALASPLAGEIHGLDVLAAEIEDNKNNTTRFLVMAREPEEQPVDDGHRVMTSFVFRVRNIPAALYKAMGGFATNGVNMVKLESYMVGGSFTATQFFAEVEGHAEEPAVARALEELEYFTTELRILGIYPESVQRFASDDVA; via the coding sequence GTGGCAAACAGTAAAGGAAGAATTTCCTACCAGGGCGAACCGGGTGCATACGGGCACCAGGCCTGCCGTGAGGCGCGGCCAGAGTACGAGCCGGTACCGGCTGCGACTTTCGAGGGCGCGATCGACCTCGTGCACCAGGGGGAATGCGATCTTGCGATGATTGCCGTGGAGAACTCCACCTACGGCCGTGTCGCCGACGTGCACCAGTTGCTGCCGGAAAGCGGGCTCCATATCATCGGGGAGCATTTTGTTCGCGTGCACATTAATCTTTTGGGTGTTCCGGGTGCGCGGGTGGAAGACGTGACGCGGGCGATGTCACACCCGGTGCTTCTGGGCCAGTGCCGTGGCTTTCTGAAACCTCTCGGAATCGAACGAATCGCAGGCTACGACACGGCCGGGTCGGCCAAGCATGTGCGGGAAGCAAACGACAGGTCGCTTGCGGCGCTGGCCTCCCCTCTCGCGGGGGAGATCCATGGGCTGGATGTGCTGGCCGCGGAGATCGAGGACAACAAGAACAACACAACACGATTCCTGGTGATGGCACGGGAGCCGGAAGAGCAGCCGGTGGACGACGGACACCGGGTGATGACGTCATTTGTGTTCCGGGTGCGCAATATTCCTGCTGCACTTTACAAGGCTATGGGCGGGTTCGCGACCAACGGAGTGAACATGGTCAAGCTGGAGAGCTACATGGTCGGCGGTTCGTTTACGGCGACCCAGTTCTTTGCCGAGGTCGAGGGCCACGCCGAGGAACCGGCAGTCGCGCGGGCTTTGGAGGAGCTGGAATATTTCACGACCGAGTTGCGGATTCTCGGGATCTATCCGGAAAGTGTTCAGCGTTTTGCCAGCGACGACGTGGCTTGA
- the nudC gene encoding NAD(+) diphosphatase encodes MPSHPPITFAGATLDRAGHLRNASDQARLRADPVARTAVIWRGKALFEGQEKPFLRWLPLDAPILSEAAQDPVFLGLDASGAPHFAHDISTWEDPDADTALLGQFMDTSQNRHPAMRPGEAFLDIRANMGLLSPEDAAHAATARGVFAWHQGHGFCARCGHASDVTLGGWQRTCPACKASHFPRTDPVVIMLVTHGQRVLLGRSPGWPDGMFSLLAGFMEPGETIEAAVRRETFEESGISVGEVGYMASQPWPFPASLMIGCWGHAQDERITLDPAELEQAIWATKDEIRASLAGNNPALRPARKGAIARTLIERWLAED; translated from the coding sequence ATGCCAAGCCATCCGCCCATCACCTTCGCCGGCGCCACGCTGGACCGCGCAGGCCACCTCCGCAACGCCAGTGATCAGGCCCGTCTCCGCGCCGATCCCGTTGCCAGAACGGCGGTGATATGGCGCGGCAAGGCGCTGTTCGAGGGGCAGGAAAAACCATTTCTCCGCTGGCTTCCTCTCGACGCACCGATCCTGTCCGAAGCAGCGCAAGACCCTGTTTTTCTTGGCCTTGATGCCTCCGGCGCACCCCATTTCGCTCATGACATTTCCACCTGGGAAGACCCCGACGCCGACACGGCCCTGCTCGGGCAGTTCATGGACACCAGCCAGAACCGCCACCCCGCCATGCGCCCCGGTGAAGCCTTTCTCGACATCCGCGCCAACATGGGTCTGCTCAGTCCCGAGGATGCCGCCCACGCCGCCACCGCCCGCGGTGTCTTCGCCTGGCACCAGGGCCACGGTTTCTGTGCCCGCTGCGGCCACGCCAGCGATGTCACCCTCGGCGGCTGGCAACGCACCTGTCCCGCCTGCAAGGCCAGCCACTTCCCCCGCACCGATCCCGTCGTCATCATGCTGGTCACCCACGGCCAGCGCGTCCTCCTCGGCCGCTCTCCCGGCTGGCCCGACGGCATGTTCTCCCTGTTGGCCGGCTTCATGGAACCGGGCGAGACGATAGAGGCCGCGGTTCGCCGCGAAACCTTTGAAGAATCAGGCATTTCTGTTGGTGAAGTCGGCTACATGGCCAGCCAGCCATGGCCGTTTCCGGCCTCCCTCATGATCGGGTGCTGGGGTCATGCACAGGATGAGCGGATCACACTCGACCCGGCCGAACTCGAACAGGCGATCTGGGCCACGAAGGATGAAATCCGCGCCTCACTGGCCGGCAACAATCCCGCTCTCCGTCCCGCGCGCAAAGGTGCCATCGCCCGCACTCTGATCGAGCGCTGGCTGGCGGAGGACTGA
- a CDS encoding Hint domain-containing protein codes for MPVLSFYVLSQNGKSDNGTFDSFGGAPISVDTIDDFVNQADFAGSALEGATVGGLATVNLNGTDYTLVEVSLGGETYYAETSGFNLESLGTVQNVISTLEAADFDEGEGVLVCFVRGAMIETADGPRAVETLQAGDMVLTADNGYQPVRWAGSTRVSARGRFAPVRVKAGALGDGPSTDLLVSRKHRMLVKGWRAELLFGASEVLVTAESLINDGTIRRDASSARVEYFHVLFDRHELIWANGCLSESFNPSEAALSDMEAATRDEVLALFPALAGDTDAMAENVRMVPGRAESALLAPAH; via the coding sequence ATGCCTGTATTGAGTTTCTACGTTCTGAGCCAGAACGGCAAAAGTGACAACGGTACCTTCGATTCCTTCGGAGGTGCGCCGATCAGCGTCGATACGATCGACGATTTCGTCAATCAGGCCGATTTCGCGGGCTCGGCGCTGGAGGGAGCGACCGTTGGCGGTTTGGCAACCGTGAACCTGAACGGGACCGACTACACGCTGGTGGAAGTGTCGCTGGGTGGCGAGACCTATTACGCGGAGACGAGCGGCTTCAACCTCGAATCCCTCGGGACGGTGCAGAATGTAATCAGCACATTGGAGGCTGCGGATTTCGATGAGGGCGAGGGCGTGCTCGTCTGCTTCGTGCGTGGCGCGATGATCGAAACGGCGGATGGCCCGCGGGCGGTGGAAACCCTGCAGGCCGGCGACATGGTGCTGACGGCGGACAATGGCTATCAGCCAGTGCGCTGGGCGGGATCCACCCGCGTTTCCGCCCGTGGCCGCTTCGCGCCCGTGCGGGTGAAGGCGGGGGCGTTGGGCGACGGTCCGTCAACGGACCTGCTGGTTTCACGGAAGCACCGGATGCTGGTGAAGGGTTGGCGGGCAGAACTGCTGTTCGGCGCGAGCGAAGTGCTGGTGACGGCGGAGAGCCTGATCAACGACGGCACGATTCGCCGCGATGCATCGTCGGCACGGGTCGAGTATTTCCATGTGCTGTTCGATCGGCACGAACTGATCTGGGCCAACGGTTGCCTGAGTGAAAGCTTCAACCCGAGCGAAGCGGCGCTGAGCGACATGGAGGCGGCGACGCGCGACGAAGTGTTGGCACTGTTTCCGGCGCTGGCCGGTGACACCGACGCGATGGCGGAGAATGTCCGAATGGTTCCCGGCCGGGCCGAAAGTGCGCTGTTGGCGCCCGCACACTGA
- a CDS encoding extracellular solute-binding protein: MLSTAASRSIAGKIFSAGVLCLALAGPQSQASAESHDNGETIVSHGISVFGDLKYGPDFEHFDYVNPDAPKGGIFSTWGFGTFDNLNAFILKGTTPVGASIFFESLMEGNADEPDAMYGLLAETIEYPENRQWAIFTLREEARFSDGSPVRPEDVVFSYEVLLEKGHPSYKVVLSDFETVEKLDDRRVKYTFKEGANTRELPMTAAGLPVFSATYWEDRDFAETTLEPPVGSGPYLLKDLDLGRSVTYVRDPDYWGKDLPINRGRQNFDELLFEYFADYTAAFEGFKGGTYLFRTEYSSLIWGTGYENLPALEKGWMIKESVPDGRVNGAQGFFFNLRREKFSDPRVRIAIGQMFNFEWSNETLFYGIYSRTDSFWENSYLQAEGMPSEDELKLLEPLREHLPEEVFTEPAYSPNVSRAQQLDRSARRTAGQLLDEAGWTVGDDGMRRNEAGEILRIEIMNDSPSFDRIVNPYIENLRKIGIDAVHLKVDNAQATEREKTYDFDITTRRYALSITPGMELRQLFSSAAGKEQGSANLMGLANPAVDALIGEVERAKSRDDLTVAVHALDRVMRALHIWVPQWHNKTHNIAFFDVYRRPDTLPPYAMGETDFWWYDAERARELQSEGAF; the protein is encoded by the coding sequence TTGCTCAGTACCGCTGCGTCCCGATCTATCGCCGGAAAAATTTTCAGCGCAGGCGTTCTATGCCTCGCCCTCGCGGGGCCACAGTCACAAGCTTCCGCTGAGAGTCACGACAACGGCGAAACCATTGTCAGCCACGGTATTTCCGTTTTCGGTGATCTTAAATATGGCCCGGACTTCGAGCATTTCGACTATGTGAATCCCGATGCCCCGAAGGGCGGTATTTTTTCTACCTGGGGGTTCGGCACCTTTGACAACCTCAATGCCTTCATCCTGAAGGGCACCACGCCGGTTGGCGCCTCCATCTTCTTCGAAAGCCTGATGGAGGGTAACGCGGACGAACCCGACGCGATGTATGGCCTCCTCGCGGAAACCATCGAATATCCGGAGAATCGCCAGTGGGCGATCTTCACCTTGCGAGAGGAAGCCCGTTTCTCCGACGGCTCCCCGGTCCGTCCCGAAGACGTTGTCTTTTCCTACGAGGTGCTGCTGGAAAAAGGCCACCCAAGCTACAAGGTCGTCCTGAGCGACTTCGAAACGGTGGAAAAGCTTGATGACCGTCGCGTCAAGTATACCTTCAAGGAAGGCGCCAACACGCGTGAATTGCCGATGACGGCCGCCGGATTGCCGGTATTTTCGGCCACCTATTGGGAAGACAGGGACTTTGCGGAAACGACGTTGGAGCCGCCGGTCGGTTCAGGCCCATATCTTTTGAAAGACCTCGACCTGGGCCGGTCGGTGACCTACGTGCGCGATCCGGACTACTGGGGCAAGGACCTGCCCATCAATCGTGGCCGCCAGAACTTTGACGAATTGCTGTTCGAATATTTTGCCGATTACACTGCGGCATTCGAGGGGTTCAAAGGCGGCACTTACCTGTTCCGGACAGAGTACTCATCGCTGATTTGGGGCACGGGCTACGAAAACCTTCCGGCACTGGAAAAGGGCTGGATGATCAAGGAGAGCGTGCCCGACGGGCGGGTGAACGGGGCGCAGGGCTTCTTCTTCAACCTGCGCCGCGAAAAGTTCAGCGATCCGCGTGTCCGCATCGCTATCGGCCAGATGTTCAATTTCGAATGGTCGAACGAGACGCTTTTCTATGGTATTTACAGCCGCACCGACAGCTTCTGGGAGAACTCCTATCTTCAGGCGGAGGGGATGCCCTCCGAAGATGAACTGAAACTTCTTGAACCACTGCGCGAGCACTTGCCCGAAGAGGTTTTTACCGAGCCCGCCTATTCGCCAAACGTTTCCCGCGCCCAGCAGCTTGATCGTTCGGCCCGCCGTACGGCCGGACAACTGTTGGACGAAGCCGGCTGGACGGTGGGTGATGACGGCATGCGCCGCAATGAAGCGGGTGAAATACTGCGCATCGAGATCATGAACGACAGCCCCAGCTTCGACCGTATCGTCAACCCCTATATCGAGAACCTGCGCAAGATCGGCATCGACGCCGTTCACCTGAAAGTGGACAACGCGCAGGCGACGGAAAGGGAGAAGACATACGATTTCGACATCACCACCCGACGTTATGCCTTGTCGATCACGCCCGGTATGGAACTGCGACAACTCTTCTCCTCCGCCGCCGGCAAGGAACAAGGCTCCGCCAACCTCATGGGGCTGGCAAACCCGGCTGTGGATGCCCTGATCGGAGAGGTGGAGCGGGCCAAGTCCAGGGATGACCTTACCGTCGCCGTTCACGCGCTCGACCGGGTCATGCGCGCCCTGCACATCTGGGTGCCGCAATGGCACAACAAGACCCACAACATCGCCTTCTTCGATGTCTATCGTAGGCCTGATACCCTTCCGCCCTATGCCATGGGAGAGACCGACTTCTGGTGGTATGACGCTGAACGGGCCAGGGAACTTCAGTCCGAAGGCGCATTCTAG
- a CDS encoding microcin C ABC transporter permease YejB has translation MGAYILKRLLLVIPTLLGILVINFALIQFVPGGPIEQILSQIEDETASATDRISGGGDAGIASGGDGGYKGAQGLPPDFIADLEKQFGFDKPAYQRFGEMVWNYLRFDFGQSYFRSISVIDLILEKMPVSISLGLWSTLIAYAVSIPLGIRKAVKDGTGFDTWTSGIIIVAYAIPSFLFAILLIVLFAGGSYWQIFPLRGLTSSDASSYTLIGQVADYFWHIALPTLALTIGSFATLTLLTKNSFLDEIRKQYVMTARAKGLKESRVLYGHVFRNAMLIIVAGIPGILVSVLFGASLIIEVIFSLDGLGRLAFEAALNRDYPVYFGTLYIFGLLGLILGIISDLMYVWVDPRIDFESRNT, from the coding sequence ATGGGCGCGTATATCCTCAAAAGACTGCTGCTCGTCATTCCGACGCTGCTGGGCATATTGGTAATCAACTTCGCGCTGATCCAGTTCGTTCCCGGTGGCCCGATCGAGCAGATCCTTTCCCAGATCGAGGATGAAACGGCCTCGGCCACCGATCGCATTTCCGGGGGCGGCGACGCCGGCATCGCCTCCGGCGGCGATGGTGGCTACAAGGGCGCACAGGGCCTGCCGCCGGACTTCATCGCCGATCTGGAAAAACAGTTCGGCTTCGACAAGCCCGCCTACCAGCGTTTTGGGGAGATGGTCTGGAACTATCTGCGTTTCGACTTCGGTCAGAGCTATTTCCGCTCCATCTCGGTGATCGACCTGATCCTCGAAAAGATGCCGGTTTCGATCTCGCTTGGCCTGTGGTCCACGCTCATCGCGTATGCCGTCTCCATCCCGCTCGGCATCCGCAAGGCGGTAAAGGACGGCACCGGTTTCGACACCTGGACGTCCGGCATCATCATTGTCGCCTATGCTATTCCGAGTTTTCTCTTTGCCATCCTGTTGATCGTTCTGTTCGCCGGCGGTTCATACTGGCAGATTTTCCCGCTGCGCGGGCTCACCTCCTCTGACGCATCCAGCTATACGCTCATCGGTCAGGTCGCGGACTACTTCTGGCACATCGCCCTGCCCACCCTGGCCCTGACGATCGGTAGCTTCGCAACGTTGACACTGCTGACGAAGAACTCCTTTCTGGACGAAATCCGCAAGCAATACGTGATGACGGCGCGCGCGAAGGGTCTCAAGGAAAGCCGCGTGCTCTACGGTCACGTGTTCCGCAACGCCATGCTCATCATCGTGGCCGGCATTCCCGGCATTCTCGTCTCCGTACTCTTTGGCGCGTCCCTGATCATCGAGGTGATCTTCAGCCTCGACGGCCTTGGCCGCCTCGCCTTCGAAGCCGCGCTCAACCGTGACTATCCGGTCTACTTCGGCACCCTCTATATCTTTGGTCTTCTAGGCCTGATCCTCGGGATCATATCCGACCTCATGTATGTCTGGGTCGATCCCCGCATCGACTTCGAAAGTCGCAACACATGA